The Starkeya sp. ORNL1 DNA window ACCGGCAAGCCGATCTTCACCATCTGCCACGGCGTGCAGATCCTGATTGCGGTGGATGGGGTCGTGAATGGCAAGCGGGTCGGGGCGCTCGGCGCCTGCGAGCCGGAAGTGCGCCTCGCCGGCGGCATTTATGTAGACCTGTCGCCGACCGAAGCGCTGGTCGACGGCAATATGGTGTCCGCCAAAGGGTGGACGGCGCTCGCCGCCTTCATGCGCGAATGCCTGAAGGTGCTGGGAACCGAGATCCGGCATTCGGAAGCCGCGCCCGCCGCATCGACCCGCGCTGCGTAGAGCTAATTGCTTCCCGTGCAGCAGAACCGTTGCCGCGCGGGAAGCTCCGCTCCACCCCGAGGTCAGCAAGGGCCTCTGATGACGCCAGTCGCTGCTAGGGCGAAGCGCCGGCATCCGCCTTGAGCCGCCGAGCCGTGCAAGACGGCGCTCGATCTCACGGGCCGCGAAAAACTCCTTTTCTGCCAATAATTTCTGGTACCGGGTGTCGTCCAGCCAGACAGAGGCCGCGCGGCTTGTTGATTGGCGAACTGAGCATGCTTAGTCGGCGTAGCGCGAATGCGGACGACGGGGCGCTAATCGGCAACGAGCGGTTCGTCGCCAGCACTGCTATAGATGCCGCGAATGCTGGATGTATCCCGGCAGAATAGGGGCAAACCATGGCCGAGCGATTTGAACGGCACCGCCAACCCTGGACACATGAGGAACTGGAAAAGCTAAAGCTGCTCGCCAAGAAGGGCATGGCACTGAAGGCGATTTCAAAAGCGATGACCCGAAGCGAGGAATCCATCAAAGACCGCGCCAAACT harbors:
- a CDS encoding Myb-like DNA-binding domain-containing protein, which produces MAERFERHRQPWTHEELEKLKLLAKKGMALKAISKAMTRSEESIKDRAKLDGIGIAKLR